The following are encoded in a window of Prochlorococcus marinus CUG1417 genomic DNA:
- a CDS encoding SDR family NAD(P)-dependent oxidoreductase, which yields MIKNKNILITGGNSGIGFFAIINLLKTKNILYLVIKNEFRKNEFLRKIEKHFDKNYLCKFLNIIENCDLSDLENIKKIKDYFISKKIFLDVLVLNAGLQYTGSFYPKVSKQGIELTFAVNHLAHFYLVNVLKDFIRDKEESRIIITSSDVHDPKSSGGSIGKKAGLNNLVNLRKKITGQFLNFNADEAYKNSKLCNILFAKELEKKLKISSSKISVITWAPGLVIPNDDLGFFRYSKRFNLFGYLIFSKAAKNILGISESIENAGKILSEIVFDSNLNNIGYVHLSNKLISFKKHKLVESKVSDEANNSELASKLWILSEEICRSFGFVTFNI from the coding sequence ATGATTAAAAATAAAAATATTTTAATTACTGGAGGTAATTCAGGAATAGGTTTTTTTGCCATTATTAATTTACTGAAGACGAAAAATATTTTATATCTTGTAATAAAAAACGAATTTAGAAAAAATGAATTTCTCAGAAAAATCGAGAAACATTTTGATAAAAATTACCTTTGTAAATTTTTAAATATTATTGAAAATTGTGATCTTTCAGATCTAGAAAATATTAAAAAAATTAAAGATTACTTTATTAGTAAAAAGATTTTTTTAGATGTTCTTGTTTTAAATGCAGGATTGCAATATACAGGCTCTTTTTACCCTAAAGTATCAAAACAAGGCATAGAACTAACTTTTGCGGTAAATCATCTTGCTCATTTTTACTTGGTAAATGTCCTAAAAGATTTTATTAGAGATAAAGAAGAATCTAGGATCATTATTACATCATCGGATGTACACGACCCCAAAAGTTCAGGTGGCAGTATAGGAAAGAAAGCGGGACTTAATAACCTAGTTAATTTAAGAAAAAAAATAACTGGGCAATTTTTAAATTTTAATGCTGATGAAGCTTATAAAAATAGTAAGTTATGTAATATTTTGTTTGCTAAAGAACTTGAAAAAAAATTAAAAATTTCCTCTAGTAAAATTTCTGTAATTACTTGGGCTCCTGGTCTAGTAATACCAAATGATGATCTAGGGTTTTTTAGATATAGTAAGCGTTTTAACCTCTTTGGATATTTAATTTTTTCTAAAGCTGCAAAAAATATTTTAGGAATTTCTGAAAGTATAGAAAATGCTGGTAAGATACTTTCTGAAATTGTTTTTGATTCAAATTTAAATAATATTGGTTACGTTCATTTAAGTAATAAACTTATATCTTTTAAAAAACATAAATTAGTTGAAAGTAAGGTTAGTGATGAGGCAAATAATTCTGAGCTGGCTTCAAAACTCTGGATTTTAAGTGAAGAAATTTGTAGATCATTTGGCTTTGTTACTTTCAATATTTAA